In the Panthera uncia isolate 11264 chromosome B1, Puncia_PCG_1.0, whole genome shotgun sequence genome, AAAGGCCCTTCTCTGAGGTCTTTGAGTGGAAATGATTGGTTCTGAAAATTCTTCTTCATCGACTCTTAAAACATTTTGTAATCATTGAACGCTCATTATGAGGGCTGTCTCAACTTCCCTCCAAAATGCTAAGGAATAACTTAAACAACAATTCAGACTCTAAAAATGAAGATGGCTCAGTCTTTTCACAGACTGAACACAATATTGTTGCAGCTTACTTGATCACAGCAGGTATGGATGTTTACTCCAttaactgttatttttctttcaaatgggTGAAGAAAAACAGTTTTTCAGCATAAGTCAGTAGAAAAAAGTATGGGATCAGAGATGTTTCAAGTCCCTTATCTTTTCTGAGTTGGGGTGCTCATGTGGGCAATAGGGATGATACTACTTGCCCCGTTCCTGGCTTGTAGAGTGAGAGAACATGGATGGAAGGATAAATGAAGGCATTGTGAAGGGTGGTTAATGCCATAAGTTATTTTGAATCCTGATAAATAATGTGACAGTGGTGAAGTGCGGTTGAGAaaagttttctataaaatgaataattttttaataatcatcCATATATTTGGTTATTACATTGTCAAATTAAGGCTTTATTGGGGAAGAGTGTGTACCATggcaaaaaagtatttttaggtCATTTACTATTCTCCTACATCCTCTGTGTCGTCTTGTTTTTGGTGGTGGAATCTAATTAAGATCCTGGAAATCTAATTAAGGtcctggaaagaaaatgaaagttgtAAAAAAAGAGAGCAGACTGTATTGTTGTTGAAGACAAGGTGGAAATTCTGCTCATTCCCAGAATGCTGTATTGGAAAACTCTTGCACTTTGGATTTCATCCTTTAGTATCTATGCAACAGTGAGCAAATTCCCTCAGCTTTGtgttcttccattttcttatctgaaaacaGGTTAAGAATAAGATACTTGTCATGATTGTTGTGAAGAGTAAAACTGAATGACTTAAACGACACATACAGTAGATGTTGGACACATATGTGTTTCTTTCTCCTCACACGCACACAGTCATTGATGTATATTGGATCAAGATAAAGGTGTTTACTGAAAAAGAAGGGTGGGGGAATGACAATAGAAGCTGTCTCATCTTTTTTAGGTATAGGTTGAATTGTATAAATTTTATACTAAGCAGTAACTTCATTTTCAACTCTATGCTCAGTAATGAGTTTTAGAAGTAACTGTACCTtgggtttttatcattttttgtatTGACgtttgaaaatgttcaaatatattcaaaagtGGAGTGAAAAGTATAACAAATCCTATGGTACtcagtttattctttataattGCTTAGTTCCCCTATAATTCACAATTACTTTAGTGTTAGAAATTATGGTTCCTCagataatttttgtaaattttagtACTATGCTAGCTTGTTCATTTGAATACCTCTGTATGATAAGTACTGACTGGACAAGTTCtagtttctttctgattttttttttttttgtggttgaaaCAATATGAGAAAACAATATGCTAATTAAAGAGAAAATCGTCACAATTACATAGAAATACTTGGTATACAAACCTTTGGTTTAGTTAGTTTTTTGTAGATGATCAAGAAAAGCTATCTTTTTTGACCTGTTTACAAACAGTAGCATGCAAAGACAATTTCTTGTTAAGAAATTGTTCTCTCTGGTTCTTGTGCTCATAGCAGTAACAATAATAGCAATCTTACTACAACTACAAAGATGACCACCACTACCAACTACCGCTACTGTTATTTGAATTTTTGCACTATTCTAAATAATTACTCGTATAGAATAATTCATCCTTATACTAAGTCAGTCAGTGACTTAGTTTTATCTTCCCTGTTTATACACACAAAgtgtttaagtaacttgcccaacacACAAATCTACTAAGTAGCTACACCAGGATTTGAAGTCAGACATTTTGGTTCTAAAGCCCTCATATCTAACctcaaaagtcattttttttttaattttaaaatttttaatttttaaaattcatttatttattttgggagagagagaggaagagcacacgtgggagctgaggagggacagagagagggagagagagaatcccaaacaggctctgggctgtcagtgcagagcccaatgcagggcttgaacccacaaaccgtgagatcatgacctgagctgaaatcaagtattGGACaattaactgattgagccaccgaggtgcccccaagGGTCAGTTTTATTAAGGAATATGATGAGTATGTGTTATTTGGTTGTGGTTTTCGGATAAACTGAAGGGAGCATATCTAACCTCTTCATGCTTCTGTTGAAAGATTTATTGTTCTTTAGGTCCCCTAATTTAATAAAACCTACTCATCTttccaaacccaaaccaaaaaagcTATGAGAATaaagcatttatttcatttgttactTTTACCAAGAACttatttagattttttgtttttaattttttcttttttaaaaaagatttattttgagagaaagtgcacatggatggggggggggacagagagagaaggggtgagagagaatcccaagtaggctccatgctgtcagtgcagagcccaacacagggcttgaacccacaaaccatgagatcacaacctgagccgaaatcaagagttggatgcacaaccgactgagccacccaggtcccctcgtttttaattttcaatttaatatttcCCTTATAAACTTTTACCAACTTGAGCACGGTCTCTTAATCCAGGTAAGGCTGGGAGGCAAGAGGGCATGGTAAATTAAAGATGTGAAATAAATTCATTATGAATGAATTGTAAAGTGAAGGGCAAGAGATATTAGGCTGCAGAGGAGGCTGTGTACCAGGTAATGAAGAATCACCTAAATCATAAGGGTGATGAGTCATTGAATAATGTGATTCCACTTGCATTTTAGAAATGTGCTATATATTAGTAGCTAAGAGTCCACATAGGAGGCCCCTGTGTGATTAAGATTAAGAAGGATCCTGAGGAGGGACAAGTGGCAATGGGGATAGAAAGAAATAGACACACTCAAGAGCCAAAATTTAGAATTGATGGTTGGGTGTGGCAattgaaggagaaggagaggggataTCAAAGGTGACGAGGTTTCTGTTTGGGGCTCCTGGTTAGATGGTGAAGCTATTCACCAAGATAGGAAAACACCTGGGGAGGAATAGGTTTGAGGCAGTAGGAGAAAAGTCTCTGGGTTCAGTTTGAGAGATGTCCAGTAAAAAGCTGGACACGTGGGTTTGAATTTTATGAGATCGATCTGGAAAGGGATCAGCATATAGACTTGGATATGTATGAAATCACTCAAGATTATGTACTGAATGTGAAAAGAAAGGGTCTGGTACAGAAACTTGGACAATGCACATATTTAATAAGGTAGAGATGGAGAAATAAAGGCCAGATATAGATTAAGTAAGATCTACCAAAGAGATTGAAAGAAAGCCACAGAAGCCAAGGGGGAATTAATGTAGACTGAACTATTAAATGATCTATTATTATCTACTCCTTAGAAAATATCTGCAGTTTGAGAAATAGAGCAGAGAGCTTGAGATAGCTGCTGAGCAAATAAAGGGCTAACTTGTTTACCACATATCCCCCATTATATCTAAGACCTCCCCAGAAGTACAGTTAACTCTATTCTGGCTGTGTACTTGGTAGGCAACAACTTACTGTACTATGTTTTATCTGAacttttaaaacatcaaatttaTAATTAGCTTAGAAAGATTCTTCGATTCATTACTTTTTGGAGTATTTCTTGTATGCATGCTATAATACTTAATGCAAAAAATAGAGCCAAAGAGCGGGCCCTTGGCTGGCTCATTGGGCACAGCATGTTgcctttgatctcagggttgtgcgtTCCACctccaagttgggtgtagagataacttaaaaataaaatcttaaggggtgcattgggtggttcagttggttaagcgtccaacttcggctcaggtcatgatcttgcagttcgtgggttcaatccccacggtgggctctgtgctgacagctcggagcccagaacctgcttcaaattctgtgtcctccttctgcccctccgctgctcacactctgtctctctcaaaaataagtaaacaaacaaaaaaaatttttttttaatcttaaaaaaataaaaatagagccaAAGAATCATCAAATTTGCTATCACTATGCCTTACTTATGCTTTGCAGgaataatagaaatgaaacaatatgAGTTTTAGTTGTGgtctgtttattaaataaatctatATGCCACATACTCATAGAACACAGGAGTCGTTAGGAGCCTGAAATCTAGATGGGAAGACTAAGAatatataaacgttaaagaaTATATCATTACATAAGATTAATAATGTATAATCTAAGCAAGCACTTTGGGAATTTAGAGAAGAGAGTATACTGTGGGTAGGGGAAGGCCCTAGGGTAGAACTGGGCTTGAATAGAACTTTGAAGGATAGGTAGCATTTGATTGAATAGGTACAGGAGAAAAGTACGTTGTTCCAAGTGGAAGAAATTGGAGTCAAAATTTACAACAAGCCTTGTGTATTTGATAAATAACTAGAATGGAGGGCTTGTTTTGACAAGTGAGGAAATTTgcttaaagaaagtgaaaaccaaTTAAGGCAAAAACTGGAATATCAGGTTGGGACATGTGGGCTTTTATCCTACAGCCAGTGGAGAGTATTGAAAGTTCTGAGAAGAAACATTAATTCTATGTTGTAGCAAGCTTATTCTGCCCcagcaaggaagggaaagaatgggAATCTGGAAGCTTAGCGTGACAGGATGCTAAAAGGAAGTTTTGGATGAGGGTGCCAAGAAGTTCTTCCCCAGCTGATACTTTTGTGTGTTGGTGCTTGAAAACCTTCCCTCATTAGAACTGCTGGGGACTGCACACCAGTTGTACTCTTCATAATGGTGAATACAACTCTGTGTTACTGCTTACCCCTCTTTTAGCCCCCAGGAATCTGGTAATGGCTCTAGCCTCTCTCAGCCAAAATACTTCCCCATCCCCACTGTTAGGACCTGGTATGACCCACATCTGGGATATTTACACATCCTTTGCAGCATGTAGGTTGTTAATTGGGCTAACATACGTGTCTGGTCCACTCAACAATATTGCTTATTGTATATTAATACACGGCCATTCTGATTATGAAGTTCAGTCATCTATCTACCTGAGTCCAGCCTGTTCCAGGGCATTGACAACAATGAGTTTTGGGACCTGCAAGGCTAAGAATCAGATCCTAGTTTGTGGAAATTTGACTAGCGTGTTATCACCTGTGAAGCTTCTCAATGTACTTAAAAGCCAGCTTGACTTCCTTTTTGGATAGGCAAACCTTACAGTGTGCATTCTACAgatgtgtgtgagtgagtgtgtgtgttggatgCTTTGATTTGAACATGATGAATTTCAAGAAATATTGGAACAATCATCTGATCTTATACATGATAGATccctaataaatgtttaatgacaaTGAGTTGAAGGAAAAGGGATAAGGAACTGGAGCATGGGTCAGGGCTGGAACGAGACAGAAGAGCTGTTAGGACAGAATCATAGTTGAGGCTCGAGAAAGgaaacttgagagagagaaagcttcaggcctcaggaaggaggaggaggaagttagACTGCCAAAAGAGATGGTATGGTCATACATATATCTTAAAAATCAGCAGGGGTGGTATTATGAAAGATAAAGGAGCAATTTCAAGGGGAGAGTGATTAACCAGCCTTCAGTGCTATTTATGCAATTGGtaaattctttgttattttattatttctattgcaCAAAAAGGCTGTGAAGATATTACAGTTTTAAGAACAGTTGAAGCTcctcaaatgaatgaattaaaatggaTTTGCTATTTGAAGGggcttaaatatttaattttgatactACTTTTAaacactcaaattaaaaaaagtgattttttttttttatgtgttctcAGGTATGATAAGTATTCTCAGCAACATAATAGTTCTGGGCATCTTCATTAAGTACAAGGAACTTCGGACTCCCACAAATGCAATTATCATTAACCTGGCTGTTACTGACATAGGAGTCAGTAGCATTGGATATCCCATGTCTGCAGCTTCAGATCTGTATGGAAGTTGGAAATTTGGATATGCAGGATGTCAGGTATTGGAGATCCTTTgggatgaaaggaaaataaaatagattaaagagatgtaaatttaaatgtctaaaaaaattCCCACAGGTTTCAATCAAATAAGATCACATAGGATAATAGATAAAGCGCTCTTACTGAAAAGAACTTCAGGAGTGACTGggaaatatattctttaataagAGAAATGACCTTGGTAGCAATTATTATGTTTTCGAAATTTCCCCgacccaaaggaaaaaacaaaaaaattagcattcagctagagaagaaaagtaaaaatttgcatattcaaaaagaaatatcctatttacatttgaaacaatatttaatgacaatatttaatatttaatgacaaTATCATAATATCTAAGTAATACAGTTAAGCTATCAGGTTTTTTCCCCTATGGAAAGTCCTCCAATGGAGTTGCTATTAATTATATCTACTATTAATTTTACTggcaagaaaatatataaatattaatttgcaTATCCTAGTAGGCAGACATGACTTTtggcctgatttttaaaatcagtttactattttaaaaagtttactattttaaaaattataaaatagagaaTACAATGTAATAGAGAATAATGAATACTCATGTGTGTACCACCTAGTTTTGTCAGATCTTAAGGTTTTGCAATATGTGCTTCaggttgttttgctttttaaagatataaaacttgaaaaatactgttgaaGGCCATTGCGCACCATATCCaatcatatttccttctttcccatgaATGTTTTTCTATCTTAGTACATATTTAGGTGTACATAAACTAAACTGCatggatattttaaattctgtataaATGATGTATTGTTTGTGTTATACAATcttcatgtttttgaggtttatacATGTTGTTGGATGTACTCAATTTAACTGCTACatgatattccattttatgaacaTACCCGAATgtactttttttctgttattgagtATTTATCCCCCATGTTCTTCTTTCACCAACAAGGCTTCAATGAACATTCCTATTCATGTCTCCTACAATATGTGAgagtttctttaaatatatttctcaggAGAGGGTTGTAGAGAATATTCACCTTCAACTTCACTAGATGTGCCCAAATTGCTCTCCAAAATGGGTATGCCAATTAGGAAAACTTCTATGATTCCACATTCTCCCTAATGCTTGGGACTGTcagacttctaatttttttttcatcatttttatgtgTCTAAATGGTATCTTACAATTTGCACTTCTTTGAATACATATTGTGGTTTACATCTTATGTCATAAATATTCAGATTCCCTCTTGTGTGAATcactcatttttctgtttgtcttttcccCTTGTTGAATTGTCTACCTTATAAACACTAGTATTTTGTTGGTTATATGCATTGTACCTcatttatagtttgttttttactCTGTTAATAGAATATGTTGTATAGAAGTATTACTTTaagtcttaacattttattttaattagtgaAGTCCTAAAGCACTTTCCATAAATGCCTTTAATAAGCCAGTTACAATATGACaatggaaaatgtattttaaaattattaaaataaaaaacattcaatgtatctaaaatatattctaacactggaataaaaatgtaaatatctcttGGGAGGGCATGTAGAATAGTGGGTTCTTTCcgattttgatttttagatttatgCTGGGTTGAATATCTTTTTTGGAATGGCAAGTATTGGATTACTCACTGTTGTGGCTATGGATCGATACCTGACCATCTGCAGTCCTAACTCAGGTATAGCACTTCTCTCAACTTTCTCAATGGAAGGTACTTCCTGCCTAAGTACCACTTAACacacatttactttaaaatataaatgtaaaaaaaaaaccacccatatatatatatatatatacatatatatatatacacatatatatatatatatatatatatatacatatacattttgtatgtgtgtgtgtgtttgtgtatgtatacatatacacacatgcatatatatgtgtgtgtgtgtgtgtgtgtgtgtgtgtgtgtgtgtaatgaattGTAATCATGGTCAGTCTTATTTGTCTGAGAATCCTTGTTCAAAAGTTTCAATGATTTCCTattataattacaataaaatccaaatttcatAGCACAGCCTCCAAGGGCCTGTGTGGTCTGGCCCCTGGCTATCTTTCCAGCTTTGGCTAGGGCCTCTCACTTTGGAGTACTGGACAAGGCCTTTCCCACTTTGGGATCTTTGTAAATGCTATTTCCCTAGGCCTGGAAAGTGTTTCTCCCTGCTTGTCCTCTGGCTGACCCTTTTTATCATTCAGGTTTTGGcttaaatgccattttcttttctgaatataaaTTCACATAGATAGGCCTCTGAATGAATTAAAGTGCTTTGCAAAGAATCTACTTGACAACAAATTTGAATAGTTAGTAAAAAACAAAGTGGAGGTATGAATTCATCACTGGCAAATGATGCTAATATTTCATCTGTTTGTTAATAGGAAGAAGAATGACCACCAACACTTACATCAGCATGATTCTGGGGGCCTGGCTCAATGGCCTCTTTTGGGCTTTGATGCCTATCATAGGGTGGGCTAGTTATACCCCAGATCCTACTGGGGCTACTTGTACCATAAACTGGAGGAAAAATGATGCGTAAGAGACACATTTACACTTTATAATCAAATACTTCTAATGTAGACATTTTCTCACCATTTCAAATTTAAGGTCAGGTCAAATGTTTTCCAATCAGAGTGTGGCAAAGTGCTTCCTTGGTGGTGACATGTGAATCCAGCATTGAATTACTCTTGTTTGCAAGTAAAGGCCATCCAGCTCCCTTGTTCCCCTTACCCTTTTACATCCTCTCCCGTGGCACCAAAGTGGGCACAGAAGCACCCTTTTGGTATTTGTAACTCAGAGATAGAATCCAAAAGGGAAAAGGGAGTGTTAATATCGCTAGACAGCATGCAGCTCTGCGGGAAGCCCAGGCTGAGTCCCTACTATCTTTTCAAGATAGTCTGGTGATAAAGCTGAAAttacacagcaaaagcagtcacTGTAAGGATTCGCTTGTTTGTTAGTTTTGCTTCTCTGTATTTACCAGGAAAAAGAGGGTAACTTCGTTTATTAAAGAAAACGGAAGACTACTCagaaaaacaagtagaaaattTCTGAATctaaatttaagatttttctgtaaaggggcaatagtaaatatttttatgctttacaGACAAGACTGTCTCTGTTATAATTGTTCAAGCCTGcctgtgaaagcagccatagatagtatataaatgaatgtagttccaataaaatttaatttacaaagaCGGATGACAAGGCTGGGCGTGGCCTGTAGGCTACACTTTGCCAACTCCTAGTCTAAAGGAATTAGTTAAATATCCTTCCTAAGCTATTTAATAATACAGTGACTGTTTAACAGtgctagtattatttttaatattgtcctATTTCCTTTGCCCTATTTAGCACTTTAAACAAGTAGTGATTTAATGAttcccttttcttgttttcagatcttttgtttctttcacgATGACAGTTATTGCGATAAATTTTATTGTACCCTTGACAGTGATGTTTTACTGTTATTACCATGTCACTCAAACCATTAAATGCCATGATACTAGTAACTGCACTGGATACCTCAACAGAGATTGGTCAAATCAGGTAGATGTGACAAAGGTAAGattaaaatccttaaaatgtttttgcaaTGGAGCTTTTACACATATGTGGTCTATATTATAATCACCTCTCCCCAACACCTGATTCTTATTCCCTGGctctttttcttgtttgcct is a window encoding:
- the RRH gene encoding visual pigment-like receptor peropsin, encoding MLRNNLNNNSDSKNEDGSVFSQTEHNIVAAYLITAGMISILSNIIVLGIFIKYKELRTPTNAIIINLAVTDIGVSSIGYPMSAASDLYGSWKFGYAGCQIYAGLNIFFGMASIGLLTVVAMDRYLTICSPNSGRRMTTNTYISMILGAWLNGLFWALMPIIGWASYTPDPTGATCTINWRKNDASFVSFTMTVIAINFIVPLTVMFYCYYHVTQTIKCHDTSNCTGYLNRDWSNQVDVTKMSVIMIFMFLVAWSPYSIVCLWASFGDPKKIPPSMAIIAPLFAKSSTFYNPCIYVVANKKFRKAMFAMFKCQNHQPMPVTSILPMDVSQNPLTSGRK